The following proteins are co-located in the Halorubrum aethiopicum genome:
- a CDS encoding MFS transporter: MTTQPSDHHKETTSTEARQIHQSTWGIVAGASLISTGLAAYEIVPASVTPLIRDSLGIGPTIAGFLVGIMFGTAVIASLPAGAVLDRTDSRNVMALAVLTLLIAGAWGWIAGWQEDYRSVIASRALGGIAYVVVWNAGIDIVSRATTSKNRATAVGIFTASGPIGFALGQGTGPLIAREFGWPTIFIAFTALTVVGLGVFWPASRGIGTSEGEAPSVQEFGAVLRNRKVWSVGLLGFLGYSVYLFVNSWGASYLTAELGLSLTVSGLLVAVFPAIGVISRISSGLLSDRVFEGRRQPIVFGSFATAAPLILVFTQVQSLPLLITLLLLTGFAVQLTLGLSFTYVREVVDSRVAATAVAFQTSVGLAGAFLAPIVGGVVIDLAGFDMAFLLVGFLSICGIAVAWRAPEPSYP, translated from the coding sequence ATGACTACCCAACCTTCCGATCATCACAAAGAGACCACTAGCACCGAAGCGCGACAGATACATCAGTCGACATGGGGTATCGTCGCTGGAGCAAGCCTTATTTCGACTGGATTAGCTGCCTACGAGATCGTTCCTGCGAGCGTCACCCCGCTCATCCGTGACTCTCTGGGTATCGGTCCAACAATCGCAGGCTTCCTTGTCGGAATCATGTTCGGTACTGCAGTGATCGCAAGCCTCCCAGCTGGTGCGGTGCTCGATCGAACAGATTCTAGAAACGTGATGGCACTCGCCGTTCTCACACTACTTATCGCTGGAGCGTGGGGATGGATCGCTGGATGGCAAGAGGACTACAGATCAGTAATCGCCTCCCGAGCACTTGGAGGGATCGCCTACGTTGTCGTCTGGAATGCTGGTATCGATATCGTGAGTCGAGCAACGACCAGCAAGAACCGGGCAACGGCTGTCGGCATTTTCACCGCAAGTGGACCGATCGGGTTTGCTCTTGGACAGGGGACTGGGCCACTGATTGCACGTGAATTCGGATGGCCTACGATCTTTATTGCGTTCACGGCACTCACAGTCGTCGGTCTTGGCGTTTTCTGGCCAGCCAGTCGGGGGATCGGGACGAGCGAGGGGGAGGCTCCCTCGGTTCAGGAGTTCGGAGCGGTTCTCCGGAACCGAAAAGTCTGGTCAGTTGGATTGCTCGGCTTCCTCGGCTATTCAGTATACCTATTCGTGAATAGCTGGGGTGCATCGTACCTTACGGCCGAACTTGGACTGTCACTTACAGTGAGTGGGCTCTTGGTGGCAGTCTTTCCCGCAATCGGTGTTATCTCCAGAATCAGTAGCGGACTCCTGTCTGACCGAGTCTTCGAGGGTCGCCGCCAACCCATCGTTTTCGGATCCTTCGCAACTGCGGCTCCACTCATACTGGTGTTCACGCAAGTCCAGTCACTTCCACTGCTCATTACGCTCCTACTGCTCACTGGATTTGCGGTTCAGCTTACACTGGGTCTGTCCTTCACGTATGTTCGGGAAGTCGTCGATTCGCGAGTCGCTGCGACAGCTGTCGCGTTCCAGACGAGTGTTGGGCTAGCGGGGGCGTTTCTTGCACCGATCGTAGGCGGTGTTGTGATCGATCTGGCAGGATTCGATATGGCATTTCTACTCGTTGGTTTTCTCTCCATCTGCGGAATCGCGGTCGCATGGCGAGCACCAGAGCCTAGCTACCCATAA
- a CDS encoding type B DNA-directed DNA polymerase: protein MVFTLDYLGGGRVAAWTLTPNGVAREVHEDHRPTLFVGDAPSDLYGRTGGSNPTPPARDGLSEPLADLRSFLDGQAAVADLSVESHRQTFRTDARPLLRVDATSIDAVRAIAKRVRQFDQPDTYTCYNVDFTRQLRFCLETDTPASPDRSVRNLRTLHLGFPSHESGIDSLPQLAVEGDRIGATPPAVVAGVQAILDERDPDVLVVSTADLVPLLFEAADAYGVALELGRLPGYTKLAGESTYTSYGNVGHSPARYAVPGRAIIDESNSFFYHESGLEGCLDLVDRSGLPLQELGWASIGRVLTAMQIREARSRDVLVPWRAWRPELFKTASTLDDADRGGTTFAPDVGVHEDVHELDFASLYPNIIRTRNISPETVRCGCCETDDVPGLDYSICERDGYLPDVLGPLIDARSEIKSEIPDADGDERERLEAASSAIKWILVSCFGYQGFSNAKFGRIECHEAINAFARELLLDAKTALEEAGWRVVHGIVDSIWVTPADGREQRPLAEVAREVSEEAGIELEYECAFDWVAFCPMRNSESGALTRYFGKRRGEEYPDVGLGDAIKTRGIEGRQRSTPAWVEDVQREALRVFDETRSPEAVCDVLRRRLRKLRDGEVDAAGLVVDNRVSKDVDDYSMETLTVAALKRARIEGTGLSPGQAIRYVVVDTDARGAARVRLEFEDLGRYDTEWYEEAAVRAVESVLAPVGWREGEIKQYLSGTSDETLASY from the coding sequence ATGGTCTTCACGCTGGACTATCTCGGAGGCGGTCGCGTTGCCGCGTGGACGCTCACACCGAACGGAGTGGCTCGCGAGGTCCACGAGGACCACCGGCCGACGCTGTTCGTCGGTGACGCGCCGAGCGACCTCTACGGACGGACCGGTGGTTCCAACCCAACACCGCCGGCTCGGGACGGACTCTCGGAACCGCTGGCCGACCTCCGTTCGTTCCTCGATGGACAGGCAGCCGTCGCCGACCTCAGCGTCGAATCCCACCGACAGACGTTCCGGACGGACGCCCGGCCACTCCTCCGCGTCGACGCCACATCGATCGACGCCGTCCGGGCGATCGCAAAGCGTGTCCGGCAGTTCGACCAGCCGGATACGTACACCTGCTACAACGTCGATTTCACGCGGCAACTGCGCTTCTGTCTCGAAACAGACACGCCGGCCAGTCCCGATCGGTCGGTGCGTAACCTTCGGACGCTTCATCTAGGGTTTCCGAGTCACGAATCCGGCATCGATTCACTCCCCCAACTCGCCGTCGAGGGCGACCGGATAGGGGCGACACCACCGGCGGTGGTCGCCGGCGTCCAGGCGATCCTCGACGAGCGCGACCCCGACGTGCTGGTCGTCTCGACTGCCGACCTCGTCCCGCTGCTGTTCGAGGCGGCCGACGCGTACGGGGTTGCCCTCGAACTCGGTCGGCTGCCGGGGTACACGAAGCTCGCCGGCGAGTCGACGTACACTTCCTACGGGAACGTGGGCCACTCCCCGGCTCGGTATGCGGTTCCCGGTCGCGCCATCATCGACGAATCCAACTCGTTCTTCTATCACGAGTCGGGGCTAGAGGGCTGTCTCGATCTCGTTGACCGGTCCGGGTTGCCGCTACAAGAACTCGGGTGGGCATCCATCGGGCGGGTCTTGACGGCGATGCAAATTCGAGAGGCCCGGAGTCGTGACGTGCTCGTCCCGTGGCGGGCGTGGCGGCCGGAACTGTTCAAGACGGCCTCGACGCTCGATGACGCCGACCGCGGTGGGACGACCTTTGCCCCCGATGTCGGTGTCCACGAGGATGTTCACGAACTCGATTTCGCGTCGCTCTATCCGAACATCATCCGGACGCGCAACATCTCGCCCGAGACCGTCCGGTGCGGCTGTTGTGAGACCGACGACGTGCCGGGGCTTGACTACTCCATCTGCGAGCGCGACGGCTACCTGCCTGACGTGCTCGGCCCGCTCATCGACGCCCGGAGCGAGATTAAATCAGAGATTCCCGATGCCGACGGCGACGAGCGCGAGCGGCTAGAGGCTGCCTCCTCAGCGATCAAGTGGATCCTCGTGTCCTGCTTCGGGTATCAGGGCTTCTCGAACGCGAAGTTCGGGCGCATCGAGTGTCACGAAGCGATCAACGCCTTTGCTCGTGAGCTCCTTCTCGATGCGAAGACGGCGCTGGAAGAAGCGGGGTGGCGTGTCGTTCACGGCATCGTCGACTCGATCTGGGTGACGCCCGCTGACGGTCGCGAGCAGCGTCCGTTAGCAGAGGTCGCAAGGGAAGTAAGCGAGGAGGCCGGCATCGAGTTGGAGTACGAGTGTGCGTTCGACTGGGTGGCATTCTGTCCGATGCGGAACTCGGAGTCGGGTGCGCTAACTCGGTATTTCGGGAAACGACGCGGTGAGGAGTACCCCGATGTGGGGCTCGGCGACGCGATCAAGACCCGCGGTATCGAGGGGCGACAGCGATCGACGCCGGCGTGGGTCGAAGACGTCCAGCGCGAGGCACTTCGCGTGTTCGACGAGACGCGATCGCCAGAGGCGGTCTGTGACGTGCTCCGGCGTCGCCTCCGAAAGCTACGGGATGGTGAGGTGGATGCCGCCGGGCTCGTCGTCGACAATCGTGTGTCGAAGGACGTGGACGACTACTCGATGGAGACGCTCACCGTGGCGGCGTTGAAGCGAGCGCGGATCGAGGGGACCGGGTTGTCACCGGGGCAAGCGATCCGGTACGTCGTCGTCGACACGGACGCACGCGGCGCTGCGCGGGTTCGGTTGGAGTTCGAGGACCTGGGGCGGTATGACACCGAATGGTACGAGGAGGCCGCCGTACGCGCCGTCGAGAGCGTGCTGGCTCCAGTCGGGTGGCGTGAGGGGGAGATTAAGCAGTACCTCAGCGGGACGAGCGACGAGACGCTAGCGAGCTACTGA
- a CDS encoding GNAT family N-acetyltransferase: MDSATIHDGYAPGAVGRLTALHATYYGDLWELDTAFEAEIAEGIAEFVDRYDPSKDGLWLVLDDTDQVRGGIIIDSRDIQTEGAQLRYFILDPEFQGQGLGRELLNRAMEFCHEHAYERVFLWTVDELEAAISLYEDVGFEATETIDIHTGWQTEVPYRLFEYTRDY; this comes from the coding sequence ATGGACAGCGCGACAATTCACGACGGCTATGCGCCTGGTGCTGTCGGACGACTCACGGCACTTCACGCGACGTATTATGGCGATCTCTGGGAGCTCGATACAGCATTCGAGGCTGAAATCGCCGAAGGAATCGCCGAATTCGTCGATCGATATGACCCGTCGAAGGATGGGCTCTGGCTCGTTCTTGACGACACAGATCAGGTTCGAGGTGGGATCATCATCGATAGTCGGGACATTCAGACCGAGGGCGCACAACTTCGATACTTCATTCTCGATCCGGAATTCCAGGGGCAGGGGTTGGGACGCGAATTACTCAACCGAGCGATGGAGTTCTGTCACGAGCACGCATATGAACGCGTGTTTCTCTGGACCGTCGACGAACTGGAAGCAGCAATTAGCCTGTATGAAGACGTTGGCTTCGAAGCCACCGAGACGATTGATATCCATACCGGATGGCAAACCGAAGTGCCCTACAGATTGTTCGAATACACACGCGACTATTGA
- a CDS encoding HPP family protein: MRRRVGTSLYAGLLFTVLGVTAWGSGQPFIFPSLGPTAFVLAFDRQSDRTQTRLIIGSHLIGGLAGLFAWTVVASGVSITATPLPFSGDGFRLAASATVSIILTSWAMITTDTIHPPACATTLIVSLGLLSTPLRVGIIVGSVTILVLFHNIVILIFKRLVGDSHPRYHEQETE, from the coding sequence ATGCGACGGCGCGTCGGTACAAGCCTATATGCCGGCCTCTTGTTTACTGTCCTCGGCGTAACTGCGTGGGGAAGTGGGCAACCGTTTATTTTTCCAAGTCTCGGGCCGACGGCGTTTGTTCTCGCATTTGATCGCCAAAGCGACCGAACACAGACTCGCCTCATTATTGGGAGTCATCTCATCGGCGGTCTCGCTGGCCTGTTCGCATGGACTGTTGTAGCGTCTGGCGTTTCGATTACGGCGACACCACTGCCATTTTCAGGTGATGGCTTTCGACTGGCCGCAAGCGCGACCGTCTCTATTATACTGACGAGTTGGGCGATGATTACCACCGATACCATTCATCCACCGGCCTGTGCGACTACACTTATCGTCTCACTTGGATTGCTTTCAACGCCTCTTCGTGTTGGCATCATCGTTGGGAGCGTCACTATTCTAGTTCTGTTCCACAACATCGTGATCCTCATCTTCAAGCGACTTGTCGGCGACTCTCACCCGCGCTACCATGAACAGGAAACAGAGTGA
- a CDS encoding sensor histidine kinase has translation MVTDLTVEAFEELIIHTVDTLTVLDEDGTIRYESPSIERVLGYEPDELEGKNVFEYIHPDDRQQALEAFYEVIEADVDHTTAAVELRFQHKDGSWIWLETRGSNQTTTALDGYVVSSRDISARKKYEQQLKQERDRLDRFASVISHDLRNPLTVIQGRLELAKEECKSEHLDAMEGSIDRVNELIDDLLTLAREGETDPELDAVNIQELSEKCWQNIETEGATLNVETARTILADDSQFKQVLENLFHNAIEHGGNDVRITINALSDGFYVEDDGRGISEDARDSLLQFGFSTKRNGTGFGLSIVNEIAENHNWTLNVAEGKDGGARFEFRNVTFS, from the coding sequence ATGGTTACGGATCTGACGGTAGAGGCTTTTGAAGAACTCATTATACATACTGTCGATACACTAACAGTACTGGATGAAGATGGGACCATCCGGTATGAAAGCCCGTCAATCGAGCGTGTTCTCGGTTACGAACCCGACGAGCTTGAGGGCAAAAATGTATTCGAGTATATTCATCCGGACGACCGACAGCAGGCTCTTGAAGCGTTTTATGAGGTTATTGAGGCAGACGTGGACCACACCACTGCGGCTGTCGAATTGCGATTCCAACACAAGGACGGATCGTGGATCTGGCTTGAGACTCGCGGGAGTAATCAAACGACCACTGCGCTTGATGGGTATGTGGTTTCTTCGCGTGACATTTCTGCCCGCAAGAAGTACGAACAGCAACTGAAGCAAGAACGAGATCGGCTTGACCGATTTGCCAGCGTCATCTCTCATGACCTCCGCAATCCGCTGACTGTGATACAAGGACGTTTAGAACTCGCCAAAGAGGAGTGTAAAAGCGAGCATCTTGATGCGATGGAAGGATCCATCGATAGAGTGAATGAGCTAATCGATGATCTCTTGACATTAGCACGAGAAGGGGAAACAGATCCAGAATTAGACGCTGTGAACATTCAGGAACTAAGTGAGAAATGCTGGCAGAATATTGAGACGGAGGGGGCGACCCTCAATGTTGAGACAGCGCGAACGATCCTCGCAGATGATAGTCAATTCAAGCAGGTACTTGAAAACCTATTTCATAATGCGATTGAACACGGAGGGAATGACGTGAGAATCACGATAAATGCGCTAAGTGATGGATTCTACGTCGAGGATGATGGTCGAGGTATTTCCGAGGACGCCCGTGACTCTCTTCTTCAATTCGGATTTTCAACAAAAAGGAACGGGACTGGTTTCGGTCTCAGTATTGTGAACGAGATCGCTGAGAACCACAACTGGACACTGAATGTTGCGGAAGGGAAGGACGGTGGTGCGAGATTTGAATTTAGAAACGTTACCTTTTCCTAA
- a CDS encoding bacterio-opsin activator domain-containing protein, with protein sequence MATSQSVLNSSTILLAGTNDWLTQFATTLETQTDATVHTVVTKAEASDVVQKRTTDCLISGDTLEGTTGLEFIREIRTETTTLPVVFCTADGSEAIASNAIEAGVMDYITLTEPIEGMTDELIERTERAVRSARRSATERDRARQFDAIFNDSRTATWVLNPDGSLARVNETAREMVDVDVETIVGEPFWMLPWWAETDTKNADIQQIVENALDGKFSNAVVQQPSHIENPQVIDLSVRPVENERGDLVSIVVEGVDITERVDLERDLRQSEELHRVTLNNMTDTVLITNEAGEYTYVCPNVHFIFGYTADEIHEQGTIDDLLGTDLFDREELAEDGVLKNIETTATDKAGRKHTLLVNIREVSIQDGTFLFSCRDITKRKQREEALATLQETARDFLYAETHQEIAQHVVDDTPSVLNLDASAVYLFDVDGNELRPAAHSAIMKELNGPLPTIHADGETLPSYSFVEDEALFFDDVHEADRLENRATDLRSVAYIPLGNHGVFVAGSDRISFFDDVSRELTDLLAATAEAALDRVTRESQLRKQDRTLQEQNEQLTALNRINETIREIDQALVQAETREEIDHTVCELLTSEDRFRFAWIGAIDRTADTIEPRAWAGREQGYLDSQSFAIDAADVEPAGQTAATGDVTMVTNVAARLRKDPWRKAALARDYLSVLSIPLVYNDLTHGVLTVYAPNQGAFDDTTKAVLAELGETIASALSAIERKNALLTTSMTRVEFVIDDSTFILSRLAQDAACTLSYQGGVQQSTEGSYVFVTVDDGAVPDVVDAASQLVGIDDIQQISVDGEGGILRLRLTQPFLALELADHGAVFREAIADPTSTTLVIDIPDSIDVRTITQLVRETFSAVDLRSKQTLDQSMEPDLYSKFLEKLTERQLEVIQTAYYSGFFESPRESTGEDVAETLGISPPAFYKHSRTVQRKLFETLFEENDFSIPGISGVQ encoded by the coding sequence ATGGCCACTTCTCAATCCGTCCTCAATTCATCGACGATACTGCTCGCCGGAACAAATGACTGGCTCACGCAATTCGCTACAACGCTTGAGACACAGACTGACGCGACTGTACATACAGTTGTAACCAAAGCGGAAGCGAGTGATGTCGTCCAGAAGCGTACCACCGACTGTCTCATTAGCGGAGACACGCTCGAAGGGACAACAGGGCTGGAATTCATCAGGGAGATCCGCACCGAAACCACGACGCTTCCAGTCGTGTTCTGTACCGCCGATGGGAGTGAAGCCATCGCCAGCAACGCCATCGAGGCCGGGGTCATGGATTACATCACGCTCACGGAGCCGATAGAAGGGATGACTGACGAACTCATCGAACGAACCGAGCGTGCCGTCAGATCCGCACGACGGTCGGCCACAGAACGGGATCGCGCGAGACAATTCGACGCTATATTCAACGATTCACGGACCGCAACATGGGTGCTTAATCCGGATGGCTCACTTGCTCGGGTGAACGAGACAGCACGGGAAATGGTCGATGTGGATGTTGAAACGATTGTCGGTGAACCGTTCTGGATGCTCCCGTGGTGGGCAGAGACTGATACGAAGAACGCGGACATACAACAGATCGTGGAGAACGCGCTCGATGGGAAATTCAGTAACGCGGTCGTCCAACAGCCGTCACACATCGAGAACCCACAGGTCATCGATCTCTCTGTGCGCCCAGTCGAGAACGAGCGCGGGGACCTCGTTTCAATCGTCGTTGAGGGCGTCGACATTACCGAGCGCGTCGATCTCGAACGCGATCTCCGACAATCAGAAGAACTCCACCGCGTCACGCTCAATAATATGACTGATACGGTACTCATCACGAACGAAGCTGGTGAGTACACCTATGTCTGTCCCAACGTCCACTTCATCTTCGGCTACACGGCCGACGAAATTCACGAGCAAGGGACAATCGACGATCTCCTCGGCACGGATCTTTTCGACCGTGAGGAGCTCGCAGAGGACGGCGTGCTCAAGAATATCGAAACGACTGCGACGGATAAGGCAGGCCGCAAGCACACGCTCTTAGTCAATATCCGTGAAGTCTCGATTCAGGACGGAACGTTCCTCTTTAGCTGTCGGGATATCACGAAACGCAAGCAGCGCGAGGAAGCGCTGGCGACCCTCCAAGAGACTGCCCGCGATTTCCTATACGCCGAAACGCATCAGGAAATTGCCCAGCATGTCGTCGACGACACTCCCAGTGTCCTTAATTTGGATGCAAGTGCGGTCTATCTCTTCGATGTTGATGGTAACGAACTTCGACCTGCGGCCCACTCGGCGATAATGAAAGAACTCAATGGTCCACTCCCCACCATACACGCCGATGGTGAAACGTTACCGAGTTATAGTTTCGTTGAGGACGAAGCGCTATTCTTCGATGACGTTCACGAGGCGGATCGACTCGAAAACCGAGCAACTGATCTTCGCAGTGTAGCGTACATTCCACTCGGTAACCACGGCGTGTTCGTCGCTGGCTCGGACCGAATCAGCTTCTTCGATGACGTAAGCCGGGAACTGACTGATCTTCTCGCCGCAACCGCTGAGGCAGCGCTTGACCGCGTCACACGAGAGTCACAACTTCGAAAGCAAGACCGCACACTCCAAGAGCAAAACGAACAACTCACGGCGTTGAATCGTATCAACGAGACGATCAGGGAAATCGATCAGGCCCTCGTTCAAGCGGAAACGAGAGAGGAAATCGATCATACTGTCTGTGAGCTGTTAACCAGCGAGGACCGATTCCGGTTCGCTTGGATCGGTGCGATTGACCGGACAGCCGACACCATCGAGCCACGGGCTTGGGCAGGTAGGGAGCAGGGGTATCTGGATAGCCAATCGTTCGCTATCGACGCGGCAGATGTAGAGCCAGCCGGCCAGACTGCCGCTACTGGCGATGTGACGATGGTGACAAACGTCGCGGCTAGACTCCGTAAAGATCCGTGGCGGAAGGCTGCACTCGCTCGTGACTATCTTTCTGTATTGAGTATCCCTCTCGTCTACAATGACCTCACACACGGGGTGCTGACAGTCTACGCACCGAATCAAGGCGCGTTTGATGACACAACGAAAGCTGTCCTCGCTGAACTTGGTGAGACCATCGCGTCTGCTCTTAGTGCTATCGAGCGAAAGAATGCACTGCTCACGACATCGATGACACGTGTAGAATTTGTCATCGATGATTCGACGTTCATTCTTTCGCGACTCGCTCAAGACGCAGCATGTACGCTCTCGTATCAGGGGGGTGTTCAGCAATCCACAGAGGGTAGCTACGTGTTTGTGACTGTCGACGACGGAGCAGTACCTGACGTTGTAGACGCTGCCTCACAGTTGGTTGGAATTGACGATATCCAACAAATTAGCGTCGATGGGGAGGGTGGTATTCTTCGTCTTCGGCTCACACAGCCGTTTCTCGCCTTAGAACTGGCAGATCACGGTGCCGTCTTCCGTGAGGCAATTGCTGACCCAACATCTACAACTCTCGTCATAGACATCCCAGACAGTATCGATGTCCGGACAATAACCCAACTCGTTCGAGAGACATTCTCTGCTGTCGACCTCCGTTCGAAGCAGACACTGGATCAGTCCATGGAACCCGACTTATATTCAAAATTCCTCGAAAAGCTGACTGAACGGCAACTGGAGGTGATCCAGACGGCATACTACAGTGGGTTTTTCGAGTCACCACGCGAGAGCACGGGCGAAGATGTTGCGGAGACACTCGGAATTTCCCCGCCTGCGTTTTATAAGCACTCTCGGACAGTCCAGCGCAAACTGTTTGAGACGCTCTTCGAGGAGAATGACTTCTCAATTCCGGGGATTTCTGGGGTTCAATAA
- a CDS encoding rubrerythrin-like domain-containing protein, with amino-acid sequence MIDIDPESDEETPYECFECGTIIIAENSPGQCPDCSGSMRNRRMSLE; translated from the coding sequence ATGATAGATATCGACCCTGAATCCGACGAAGAAACTCCATACGAGTGCTTCGAGTGTGGAACCATCATTATCGCAGAAAACAGCCCCGGTCAGTGCCCCGATTGTAGCGGCTCGATGCGAAACCGACGCATGTCACTCGAATAA